The Prosthecobacter vanneervenii genome has a segment encoding these proteins:
- a CDS encoding glycosyltransferase family 4 protein — translation MSPPRLLCAWTQDDVLAQRSGYHVIADYLPAEKMVEPRRDPSGLVARWRTRLMRRLCFSRWCMGGSMAVDRRLRAELRQGFQGIIHYLWCDRDFAFLDREPKRAGVSLVGTFHHPPDQLREIVRRPQGLRVFDAIILMSSTQQDWFLQQGVSEKRLHVIPHGVDTAFFSPPVASAGGGGVRHVLAVGATGRNFPLLREVAAHFGQSPDIRFVIIGPEHERAAFAGMLNVTYRTRVPDEELLNCYRNADCLLHLTTQATANNVILEALACGVPVIAQRVGGVPEYLTHECAVLTEPGDFPALAHALESHLANPANVRRMSAAARQHAESLSWERVAARTMELYLSLQA, via the coding sequence ATGTCTCCTCCAAGGCTGCTCTGTGCCTGGACTCAGGATGATGTTCTGGCTCAACGTTCCGGATACCATGTCATCGCAGACTACCTGCCTGCAGAAAAAATGGTGGAACCCCGTCGGGATCCCTCCGGTTTGGTGGCGAGATGGCGTACGCGGCTCATGCGCCGTCTGTGCTTCTCCCGCTGGTGCATGGGGGGGAGTATGGCGGTGGATCGCAGATTGCGTGCGGAACTGCGCCAGGGTTTTCAGGGAATCATTCACTATCTCTGGTGCGACCGCGATTTTGCCTTCCTGGATAGAGAACCAAAACGGGCGGGGGTCAGCCTTGTGGGCACCTTTCATCACCCGCCCGATCAATTGCGGGAGATTGTCCGCCGCCCGCAGGGACTGCGTGTCTTTGACGCCATTATTCTCATGAGCAGCACTCAGCAAGACTGGTTTTTGCAGCAGGGAGTTTCCGAGAAACGCCTGCACGTGATACCGCATGGAGTGGATACGGCCTTCTTTTCTCCTCCTGTAGCGAGTGCAGGGGGGGGCGGTGTGCGTCATGTGCTGGCTGTGGGTGCGACCGGGCGCAATTTTCCGCTGCTGAGGGAGGTGGCGGCCCACTTTGGGCAGAGCCCGGATATCCGCTTTGTCATCATTGGGCCGGAGCATGAGAGAGCCGCCTTTGCAGGCATGCTCAATGTCACGTATCGCACAAGGGTGCCAGATGAGGAACTGCTGAACTGCTATCGCAACGCGGACTGTCTTCTGCACCTGACGACCCAGGCTACGGCCAACAATGTGATTCTGGAGGCTCTTGCCTGCGGCGTGCCAGTGATCGCCCAGCGAGTGGGTGGTGTGCCCGAATATCTGACCCATGAATGTGCGGTGCTGACGGAACCCGGCGACTTTCCCGCGCTGGCGCATGCGCTGGAGTCTCATCTGGCCAATCCAGCTAATGTCCGCCGGATGTCTGCGGCAGCGCGACAGCATGCGGAGTCGCTTTCCTGGGAGCGTGTGGCTGCGCGAACGATGGAGCTCTACTTGTCTCTTCAGGCATGA
- a CDS encoding ABC transporter permease, with amino-acid sequence MEELVIEAGQARANYWRDLWRFRELLAFLAWRDLLVRYKQTAIGVAWALIRPLLTILVGAGIFGGLAGLPSDGVPYAVMVCAGMLPWYFFSSAMSESANSLVASSSLISKIYFPRLILPLSTMLVALVDFAISLVILAGLMAWHGMMPTWRLLLLPAFVLLGLLSAMGPGLLFTALNVKYRDFRYIVPFAVQFGLYVTPVFYSTSLVQDKLGNWGRMLNALNPVVCVIDGFRWAICGTVPLHWQSFLVSSVLGLVLLVAGVGCFRRVERTIADII; translated from the coding sequence ATGGAAGAACTGGTCATCGAAGCTGGACAAGCGAGGGCAAATTACTGGCGCGATCTCTGGCGTTTCCGTGAACTGCTGGCTTTCCTGGCATGGCGTGATCTGCTGGTGCGTTACAAGCAGACCGCCATAGGCGTGGCGTGGGCACTGATCCGCCCGCTGCTCACGATCCTGGTGGGAGCTGGTATTTTTGGCGGACTGGCAGGACTGCCTTCAGATGGAGTGCCTTATGCGGTCATGGTCTGTGCTGGCATGCTGCCGTGGTACTTTTTCAGCAGCGCCATGAGCGAGTCTGCCAACAGCCTGGTGGCCAGTTCCAGCCTGATTTCTAAAATTTACTTTCCGCGTCTGATTCTGCCGCTGAGCACCATGCTTGTGGCCTTGGTGGATTTTGCCATCTCTCTCGTCATTCTGGCTGGCCTGATGGCCTGGCATGGAATGATGCCCACGTGGCGGCTGCTGCTGCTGCCAGCTTTTGTTCTACTGGGACTGCTGAGCGCCATGGGGCCGGGGCTGCTTTTCACCGCACTGAATGTGAAATACCGCGACTTCCGCTACATCGTGCCGTTTGCCGTGCAGTTCGGGCTTTATGTCACCCCGGTTTTCTATAGCACCAGCCTGGTGCAGGATAAGCTGGGGAATTGGGGGCGGATGCTGAATGCCCTCAACCCTGTCGTGTGTGTCATCGATGGCTTCCGCTGGGCCATCTGCGGAACGGTGCCGCTTCATTGGCAGAGCTTTCTGGTCTCCTCAGTGCTTGGACTGGTGCTGCTGGTGGCCGGTGTCGGCTGCTTCCGGCGCGTGGAACGAACCATCGCTGATATCATTTGA